A region from the Sulfurivermis fontis genome encodes:
- a CDS encoding cupin domain-containing protein encodes MHDIKTLLGGLSVEEFLDKYWQKEPLLIRQALPGYQCPVTPEELAGLACEEDVESRLIMEQGGEKPWQLEHGPFAEERFTTLPATHWTVLVQEINKHVPEFALLQERFNFLPNWRLDDVMVSYAPEHGTVGPHADNYDVFLIQGAGHRRWQINRQEPTDDDLLPDLPLKIMKNFVAEEEWVLEPGDMLYLPPGVAHHGVALDNDCITISVGYRAPTVGGIISGYCNDVLTKFDVDAFYRDPDLKPQQWPGEIALDARESFRALIRSIPMDDDSIDRWFASYITDVRPGHYVPEPEEELRPKKFKDLFKKHGELWRSEYTRYAHFTDAAGVTRLYVAGEEYEMYGDGPKVAQMLAGQRVFRYKELLPYLDDKDLLELLTDLYNLGALYFPED; translated from the coding sequence ATGCACGACATCAAGACTCTGCTCGGCGGCCTTTCGGTAGAAGAGTTCCTGGACAAGTACTGGCAGAAGGAGCCGCTGCTGATCCGCCAGGCGCTGCCCGGCTACCAGTGCCCGGTGACGCCGGAGGAGCTGGCCGGTCTCGCCTGCGAGGAAGACGTGGAATCGCGCCTGATCATGGAACAGGGCGGCGAGAAACCCTGGCAGCTGGAGCACGGCCCGTTCGCCGAGGAACGCTTCACCACCCTGCCGGCCACGCACTGGACGGTGCTGGTGCAGGAAATCAACAAACACGTGCCGGAATTCGCCCTGTTGCAGGAACGTTTCAACTTCCTGCCCAACTGGCGCCTGGATGACGTGATGGTCAGCTATGCGCCGGAGCACGGTACGGTCGGCCCCCACGCCGACAATTACGACGTGTTCCTGATCCAGGGCGCCGGTCACCGCCGCTGGCAGATCAACCGCCAGGAGCCCACCGACGACGACCTGCTGCCGGACCTGCCGCTCAAGATCATGAAGAACTTCGTGGCGGAAGAGGAATGGGTGCTGGAGCCGGGCGACATGCTCTACCTGCCGCCAGGCGTGGCACACCATGGCGTGGCCTTGGACAACGACTGCATCACCATCTCCGTCGGCTATCGCGCCCCCACCGTGGGCGGCATCATCTCCGGCTACTGCAACGATGTGCTCACCAAGTTCGATGTCGATGCCTTTTACCGCGACCCCGACCTCAAGCCGCAGCAATGGCCGGGCGAGATTGCGCTGGATGCACGCGAATCCTTCCGCGCGCTGATCCGCTCCATTCCCATGGACGACGACAGCATCGACCGCTGGTTCGCCTCCTACATCACCGACGTGCGCCCCGGCCACTACGTGCCGGAGCCGGAAGAGGAACTGCGGCCGAAGAAGTTCAAGGATCTGTTCAAGAAACACGGCGAACTGTGGCGCAGCGAATACACCCGCTACGCCCACTTTACGGATGCCGCCGGCGTGACGCGCCTGTATGTGGCCGGCGAGGAATACGAAATGTACGGCGACGGCCCCAAGGTGGCGCAGATGCTCGCCGGCCAGCGCGTGTTCCGCTACAAGGAGCTGCTGCCCTACCTGGACGACAAGGACCTGCTGGAGCTGCTCACCGACCTGTACAACCTCGGGGCGCTGTATTTCCCGGAGGACTAG
- the purB gene encoding adenylosuccinate lyase, translating into MDLTELTAISPVDGRYGSKVVDLRPIFSEYGLIRHRVLVEVRWLQKLAAHKDIPEVPALSEHANNVLNGIVEKFSVEDAQRVKNIEKTTNHDVKAVEYFLKEKIAGNAELEAVSEFIHFACTSEDINNLAYALMLREARTQAVLPQMDAVIDAIKGLAHQYAEQPMLSRTHGQPASPTTLGKEMANVVARLMRQRSQVAAVPMLGKINGAVGNYNAHLSAYPDIHWCQFAEEFVTSLGLEWNPYTTQIEPHDYIAELFDAIARFNTILLDFDRDIWSYISIGYFKQKTVAGEVGSSTMPHKVNPIDFENSEGNLGIANALFDHLAAKLPVSRWQRDLTDSTVLRTLGVGVAHSLIAYNSTLRGIGKLEANPAAIAADLDANWEVLAEPIQTVMRRYGIEKPYEKLKELTRGRRVDQAGMQAFIDTLEIPAEAKARLKAMTPASYIGNAVTQAKKI; encoded by the coding sequence ATGGACCTGACCGAACTTACCGCGATTTCCCCCGTTGATGGCCGCTACGGCAGCAAGGTCGTGGACCTGCGCCCCATCTTCAGCGAGTACGGCCTGATCCGCCACCGCGTGCTGGTGGAAGTGCGCTGGCTGCAGAAGTTGGCCGCCCACAAGGACATCCCGGAGGTGCCGGCCCTATCCGAGCACGCCAACAACGTGCTCAACGGCATCGTCGAGAAGTTCTCCGTCGAGGATGCGCAGCGGGTCAAGAACATCGAGAAGACCACCAACCACGACGTCAAGGCGGTGGAGTACTTCCTGAAGGAGAAGATCGCCGGCAACGCCGAGCTGGAGGCGGTGAGCGAGTTCATCCACTTCGCCTGCACCTCCGAGGACATCAACAACCTGGCCTATGCCCTGATGCTGCGCGAGGCGCGCACCCAGGCGGTGCTGCCGCAGATGGACGCCGTCATCGACGCCATCAAGGGCCTGGCGCACCAGTACGCCGAACAGCCCATGCTCTCCCGCACCCACGGCCAACCCGCCTCCCCCACCACCCTGGGCAAGGAGATGGCCAACGTCGTGGCGCGCCTGATGCGCCAGCGCTCCCAGGTGGCGGCGGTGCCCATGCTGGGCAAGATCAACGGCGCGGTGGGCAACTACAACGCCCACCTCAGCGCCTACCCGGACATCCACTGGTGCCAGTTCGCCGAGGAGTTCGTCACTTCACTGGGCCTGGAATGGAACCCCTACACCACCCAGATCGAGCCGCACGACTACATCGCCGAGCTGTTCGACGCCATCGCCCGCTTCAACACCATCCTGCTCGACTTCGACCGCGACATCTGGAGCTACATCTCCATCGGCTACTTCAAGCAGAAGACCGTGGCCGGCGAGGTGGGCTCCTCCACCATGCCGCACAAGGTCAACCCCATCGACTTCGAAAACTCCGAGGGCAACCTCGGCATCGCCAACGCCCTGTTCGACCACCTGGCCGCCAAGCTGCCGGTATCGCGCTGGCAGCGTGACCTTACCGACTCCACCGTGCTGCGCACCCTGGGCGTCGGCGTGGCGCACTCCCTCATCGCCTACAACTCCACCCTGCGCGGCATCGGCAAGCTGGAGGCCAACCCGGCCGCCATCGCCGCCGACCTGGACGCCAATTGGGAAGTGCTGGCCGAACCGATCCAGACCGTGATGCGCCGCTATGGCATCGAGAAGCCCTACGAGAAGCTGAAGGAACTGACCCGCGGCCGCCGCGTCGATCAGGCCGGCATGCAAGCCTTCATCGACACACTGGAGATCCCGGCCGAGGCCAAGGCACGGCTGAAGGCCATGACCCCGGCCAGCTACATCGGCAATGCGGTGACGCAGGCCAAAAAGATTTAA
- the acnB gene encoding bifunctional aconitate hydratase 2/2-methylisocitrate dehydratase yields the protein MLKEYREHVEQRAAQGLPPLPLDAKQVAALVELLKNPPKGEEQFLADLLTHRVPPGVDDAAYVKAGFLTALAKGEAKSPVIDRKRATELLGTMLGGYNVRALIELLDDEDMAPIAAQGLAKTLLIFDAYHDVIHKAKTNNWAKQVVDAWAAAEWFTSKPKLAESITLTVFKVPGETNTDDFSPASEAWSRPDIPLHAQAMLVSKMPDALATIGKLKKEGRPLAFVGDVVGTGSSRKSAINSVLWHMGEDIPYVPNKRQGGVILGGKIAPIFFNTAEDSGALPIECDVSKLNTGDVITIKPFEGKIVNAQGEVLATFELKPTTIADEVRAGGRIPLIIGRSLTDKTREALGLKASDLFTRPVAPKDTGKGYTLAQKMVGKACGVQGIRPGTYCEPRMTTVGSQDTTGAMTRDELKELACLGFSADLVMQSFCHTAAYPKPVDIKLHHTLPEFITTRGGVSLRPGDGVIHSWLNRMLLPDTVGTGGDSHTRFPIGISFPAGSGLVAFAAALGVMPLDMPESVLVRFKGQMQPGVTLRDLVNAIPYVAIQQGLMTVAKEGKKNVFNGRILEIEGLPDLKVEQAFELSDASAERSAAACTVRLNKEPIIEYLQSNITLLKWMIANGYEDKRTLSRRIEAMEAWIADPQLLEPDADAEYAAVIEIDLNEIKEPILACPNDPDDVKLLSEVAGTQIDEVFIGSCMTNIGHYRAAGKVLEKVANVPTKLWIAPPTRMDQRQLTEEGYYAIFGKAGARTEMPGCSLCMGNQARVADNATVISTSTRNFPNRLGKGANVYLSSAELAAVAAMIGRIPTVAEYMEAVKGLEPMAGDIYRYLNFNQIAEYEDVAKKVIPIRAA from the coding sequence ATGCTTAAAGAATATAGAGAACACGTCGAACAGCGCGCGGCCCAGGGCCTGCCCCCCTTGCCCCTGGATGCCAAGCAGGTCGCCGCCCTGGTGGAGCTGCTGAAGAACCCGCCCAAGGGCGAGGAGCAATTCCTGGCCGATCTGCTGACCCACCGCGTGCCGCCCGGCGTGGACGACGCCGCCTACGTCAAGGCCGGCTTCCTCACCGCCCTGGCCAAGGGCGAGGCCAAGTCCCCGGTCATCGATCGCAAGCGCGCCACCGAACTGCTCGGCACCATGCTGGGCGGCTACAACGTGCGCGCCCTCATCGAGCTGCTGGACGACGAAGACATGGCGCCCATCGCCGCCCAGGGCCTGGCCAAGACCCTGCTGATCTTCGACGCCTACCACGATGTCATCCACAAGGCCAAGACCAACAACTGGGCCAAGCAGGTGGTCGATGCCTGGGCCGCGGCCGAGTGGTTCACCAGCAAGCCGAAGCTGGCCGAGTCCATCACCCTGACCGTGTTCAAGGTCCCCGGCGAGACCAACACCGACGACTTCTCCCCGGCCTCCGAGGCCTGGAGCCGCCCGGACATCCCGCTGCACGCCCAGGCGATGCTGGTCAGCAAGATGCCCGATGCCCTCGCCACCATCGGGAAACTGAAGAAGGAGGGCCGCCCGCTGGCCTTCGTCGGCGACGTGGTCGGCACCGGCTCCTCGCGCAAGTCCGCCATCAACTCGGTGCTGTGGCACATGGGCGAGGACATCCCCTACGTGCCCAACAAGCGCCAGGGCGGCGTGATCCTCGGCGGCAAGATCGCCCCCATCTTCTTCAACACCGCCGAAGACTCCGGCGCGCTGCCCATCGAGTGCGACGTTTCCAAGCTCAACACCGGCGATGTCATCACCATCAAGCCTTTCGAGGGCAAGATCGTGAACGCCCAGGGCGAGGTGCTCGCTACCTTTGAGCTCAAGCCCACCACCATCGCCGACGAGGTGCGCGCCGGCGGCCGCATCCCGCTCATCATCGGCCGCTCGCTCACCGACAAGACCCGCGAGGCGCTGGGCCTCAAGGCATCGGACCTGTTCACCCGCCCGGTGGCCCCGAAAGACACCGGCAAGGGCTACACCCTGGCGCAGAAGATGGTCGGCAAGGCCTGCGGCGTACAGGGCATCCGCCCCGGCACCTACTGCGAACCGCGCATGACCACCGTCGGCTCGCAAGACACCACCGGCGCCATGACCCGCGACGAGTTGAAGGAACTGGCCTGCCTCGGCTTCTCCGCCGATCTGGTGATGCAGTCCTTCTGCCACACCGCCGCCTACCCCAAGCCGGTGGACATCAAGCTGCACCACACGCTGCCCGAGTTCATCACCACCCGCGGCGGCGTCTCGCTGCGCCCCGGCGACGGCGTGATCCACTCCTGGCTCAACCGTATGCTGCTGCCCGACACCGTCGGCACCGGCGGCGACTCCCACACCCGTTTCCCCATCGGCATTTCCTTCCCGGCCGGTTCCGGTTTGGTGGCCTTCGCCGCCGCCCTCGGCGTGATGCCGCTCGACATGCCCGAGTCGGTGCTGGTGCGCTTCAAGGGCCAGATGCAGCCCGGCGTCACCCTGCGCGACCTGGTCAACGCCATTCCCTACGTGGCCATCCAGCAGGGCCTGATGACGGTGGCGAAGGAGGGCAAGAAGAACGTCTTCAACGGCCGCATCCTCGAGATCGAAGGCCTGCCCGACCTGAAGGTGGAGCAGGCGTTCGAACTGTCCGACGCCAGCGCCGAGCGCTCCGCCGCCGCCTGCACCGTGCGCCTCAACAAGGAACCGATCATCGAATACCTGCAGAGCAACATCACCCTGCTCAAGTGGATGATCGCCAACGGTTACGAAGATAAGCGCACCCTGAGCCGCCGCATCGAGGCGATGGAGGCGTGGATCGCCGACCCGCAACTGCTGGAGCCGGACGCCGACGCCGAATACGCCGCGGTGATCGAGATCGACCTCAACGAGATCAAGGAACCGATCCTGGCCTGTCCCAACGACCCGGACGACGTCAAGCTGCTGTCCGAAGTCGCCGGCACCCAGATCGACGAGGTGTTCATCGGCAGCTGCATGACCAACATCGGCCACTACCGCGCCGCCGGCAAGGTGCTGGAGAAGGTCGCCAACGTCCCCACCAAATTGTGGATCGCCCCACCCACCCGCATGGACCAGCGCCAGCTGACCGAGGAGGGCTACTACGCCATCTTCGGCAAGGCCGGCGCGCGTACCGAGATGCCGGGCTGCTCGCTCTGCATGGGCAACCAGGCCCGCGTCGCCGACAACGCCACCGTGATCTCCACCTCCACCCGCAACTTCCCCAATCGCCTGGGCAAGGGGGCGAATGTGTATCTGTCGTCGGCGGAACTGGCGGCGGTGGCGGCGATGATTGGGCGGATTCCGACCGTGGCCGAGTATATGGAGGCGGTGAAGGGGTTGGAGCCGATGGCGGGGGATATCTACCGCTACCTGAACTTCAACCAGATTGCCGAGTACGAGGATGTGGCGAAGAAGGTCATTCCGATCAGGGCGGCGTAG
- a CDS encoding nucleotidyltransferase family protein — translation MHPLVASHRKEIADLCRRYRVRRLEVFGSAARGDDFEPTRSDVDFLVEFEPEGHQISLAEYFELRDSLAKVTGRPVDLVMAGAIRNPYILADINKSRELVYGS, via the coding sequence ATGCACCCCCTAGTCGCCAGCCACCGCAAGGAAATCGCCGACCTCTGCCGGCGCTATCGCGTCCGTCGGCTGGAGGTGTTCGGTTCCGCGGCGCGCGGCGACGACTTCGAACCGACCCGTTCGGACGTAGATTTTCTCGTCGAGTTCGAACCCGAAGGCCATCAAATTTCCCTCGCCGAGTATTTCGAGTTGCGCGATTCGCTCGCCAAAGTCACCGGGCGTCCGGTTGATCTGGTCATGGCCGGCGCGATTCGAAACCCATACATCCTGGCGGACATCAACAAGAGCAGGGAGCTTGTTTATGGGTCGTGA
- a CDS encoding GNAT family N-acetyltransferase: MSKPAYSIRDADWIADRLALSHVRRVVFMQEQGVPAALEWDEWDTQSRHFLAEDAQGHPIATARLLPDGHIGRMAVLQFWRRRGVGTALMRHVLAAARAAGFTSVELAAQTHALTFYRRFGFEPTGAEFMDAGIPHRNMRLLL; this comes from the coding sequence ATGTCCAAGCCTGCCTACTCCATACGTGATGCCGACTGGATCGCCGACCGCCTGGCGCTGTCGCATGTTCGCCGCGTGGTGTTCATGCAGGAACAGGGCGTCCCTGCGGCACTGGAATGGGATGAATGGGACACACAGTCGCGTCACTTTCTCGCCGAAGACGCACAGGGACATCCCATCGCCACCGCCCGCCTGCTGCCCGACGGTCACATCGGCCGCATGGCCGTGCTGCAGTTCTGGCGCCGCCGCGGGGTCGGCACGGCGCTGATGCGCCATGTCCTCGCCGCCGCCCGTGCCGCGGGCTTCACAAGCGTCGAACTGGCGGCCCAGACTCACGCCCTCACGTTCTACCGGCGCTTCGGCTTCGAGCCGACCGGTGCCGAATTCATGGACGCCGGCATCCCCCACCGCAACATGCGCCTGCTGTTGTAA